In a genomic window of Acropora muricata isolate sample 2 chromosome 2, ASM3666990v1, whole genome shotgun sequence:
- the LOC136907831 gene encoding probable ATP-dependent RNA helicase DDX49 produces the protein MADNSECTFSSLGLNSWLAKQCHSVGIKRPTEIQQKCIPAILAGRDCIGCAKTGSGKTAAFALPILQKLCEDPYGIFAVVLTPTRELAYQISDQFRALGKPINLKEAVVIGGLDMMKQALALNKKPHIVIATPGRLADHLKSTDTVDIKKIKFLVLDEADRLLESSFSDDLQVIFDNVPKERQTLLFSATLTDTLQELRELSSNEPFYHQVKSDIATVSELDQRYILAAASVKDCYLVYILREHAENKSVIVFTHTCKNCQALANMLWKCDIPCIALHSLKSQGERLAGLASFKSGISKVLVATDLASLGLDIPQVELVINSNVPASAKDYIHRVGRTARAGRGGMAITIMTQFDVDRVKEIEAAINTKLVEFETNEKEVLFLLKPVMVAKREAELRVQSSAVLEKRKINQRKKLILEGKDPDEEQPRKKHRKKEGRKRDLSKK, from the exons ATGGCGGACAATTCCGAGTGTACTTTTTCTTCTTTGGGGCTAAATAGTTGGCTCGCAAAACAATGCCATAGCGTGGGAATAAAGCGTCCGACAGAGATTCAACAAAAATGTATACCAGCAATCCTAGCAGGACGAGATTGCATTGGGTGTGCGAAAACTGGAAGCGGGAAAACGGCCGCATTTGCTCTTCCAATTCTTCAGAAGCTTTGTGAAGATCCCTACGGAATATTTGCTGTCGTTCTCACCCCCACAAG GGAGCTGGCCTATCAGATATCTGATCAGTTTAGAGCACTTGGCAAACCAATTAACCTGAAGGAAGCAGTGGTCATTGGTGGCCTTGATATGATGAAACAAGCATTGGCTCTCAACAAGAAACCACACATTGTCATAGCAACCCCTGGTCGACTAGCTGACCACCTTAAAAGCACAGACACAGTGGATATCAAGAAAATAAAGTTCTTGGTTCTTGATGAAGCAGACAGGCTTCTAGAATCGTCATTTAGTGATGATTTACAGGTCATATTTGATAATGTGCCTAAGGAAAGACAGACGTTACTTTTTAGTGCAACCCTCACTGACACATTACAGGAACTGAGGGAGCTATCAAGCAATGAACCATTTTACCATCAAGTCAAGTCCGA CATTGCAACTGTGTCAGAGCTTGACCAAAGGTACATTCTTGCAGCAGCATCTGTGAAAGATTGTTACCTTGTGTACATCTTGAGAGAGCATGCAGAGAATAAATCTGTCATAGTATTCACACATACCTGCAAAAACTGCCAAGCACTAGCAAATATGCTGTGGAAGTGTGACATACCATGTATAGCGCTTCATTCGCTGAAGTCTCAAGGAGAGAGATTAGCTGGGCTTGCGTCATTCAAGTCAGGAATTTCCAAGGTATTAGTGGCAACAGATCTGGCAAGTCTTGGACTGGATATCCCTCAAGTTGAACTGGTCATCAACAGCAATGTACCTGCATCAGCCAAAGACTACATACACAGAGTGGGACGTACAGCTCGAGCAGGACGGGGAGGAATGGCCATCACCATCATGACGCAGTTTGATGTAGATCGCGTTAAGGAGATTGAGGCAGCAATTAACACAAAACTTGTGGAGTTTGAAACTAATGAGAAAGAGGTGTTGTTTCTACTGAAACCTGTGATGGTGGCAAAAAGGGAGGCGGAGTTAAGAGTTCAGAGCAGTGCTGTGTTAGAGAAGAGGAAGATCaaccaaagaaagaaattgaTCCTTGAAGGTAAAGACCCTGATGAGGAACAGCCAAGAAAGAAACACCGGAAAAAGGAAGGCAGGAAAAGGGATTTGTCTAAGAAATGA